The following proteins come from a genomic window of Patescibacteria group bacterium:
- a CDS encoding prohibitin family protein — protein sequence MSKIIIVLVALIVIFGTFGTIGAGERGILLQFGAVQDKIFNEGLYVKIPMIQKVVKIDVKIKKDEVPVSAASKDLQTVTSRIALNYHLAPESVNRIWQEVGKDYNTKIIAPTIQEVVKAITAKFTAEELITKREEVKEQIKSSLFERLSERFIVVDEFNIIDFEFSSAFNDAIEAKVTAEQLKLKADRDLERIKIEADQKIAEAQGKAEAIRIEARALMQNPKVVELRWIEKWDGKVPTYWGGASPFIGINQ from the coding sequence ATGTCAAAGATAATTATTGTACTAGTTGCGCTTATAGTTATTTTTGGTACTTTTGGCACCATAGGGGCTGGCGAGCGAGGAATACTTTTACAGTTTGGAGCAGTCCAGGATAAAATTTTTAATGAAGGGCTTTATGTTAAAATTCCTATGATCCAAAAAGTAGTGAAAATAGATGTGAAAATCAAAAAAGACGAAGTTCCTGTTAGTGCAGCTTCCAAAGATTTACAGACAGTAACTTCTAGAATCGCTTTGAATTATCATCTAGCCCCAGAATCAGTAAATAGAATTTGGCAGGAAGTAGGAAAGGATTACAATACCAAAATTATAGCTCCTACTATTCAAGAGGTGGTAAAAGCTATCACAGCAAAATTTACCGCTGAAGAACTTATTACTAAAAGAGAAGAAGTAAAAGAACAAATAAAAAGCAGTCTTTTTGAAAGATTATCAGAACGATTTATTGTTGTTGATGAATTTAATATTATTGACTTTGAGTTTTCAAGTGCCTTTAATGATGCCATTGAAGCCAAAGTTACTGCTGAACAATTAAAACTTAAAGCTGACAGAGATTTAGAAAGAATAAAAATTGAAGCTGATCAGAAGATAGCAGAAGCTCAAGGAAAAGCAGAGGCTATTAGAATTGAGGCCCGAGCATTAATGCAAAATCCTAAAGTGGTAGAGCTGCGCTGGATAGAAAAGTGGGATGGAAAAGTTCCAACTTATTGGGGAGGGGCGAGCCCGTTTATTGGAATAAATCAATAA
- the greA gene encoding transcription elongation factor GreA, which produces MTKYLTPEGLKKIKEELDYLKNVKRKEIAERIRHAASFGDLSENAAYDEAKDSQGFLEREIYRLKTILSKAQVIKKKENGKVQIGSIVHLKSENNKKQKFQIVESEESDIIKGKISQESPIGSALLGKSKGKKIKIKTPEGKIEYEIFEVE; this is translated from the coding sequence ATGACAAAATATCTAACCCCAGAAGGGTTGAAAAAAATAAAAGAAGAATTGGATTATTTGAAAAATGTGAAGAGAAAAGAAATCGCAGAAAGGATAAGGCATGCTGCTTCTTTTGGCGATCTCAGCGAAAATGCTGCTTATGATGAAGCAAAAGATTCTCAAGGCTTTTTAGAAAGAGAAATCTACAGATTAAAGACAATCTTATCTAAAGCTCAAGTGATAAAAAAGAAAGAGAACGGAAAAGTTCAGATTGGCTCTATAGTTCACTTAAAATCAGAAAATAATAAAAAACAAAAATTCCAAATTGTAGAATCAGAAGAGTCTGATATTATAAAAGGAAAAATATCTCAAGAATCACCCATAGGAAGTGCTCTCTTAGGTAAATCCAAAGGGAAAAAGATAAAAATCAAAACACCGGAAGGAAAGATAGAATATGAAATTTTTGAGGTTGAATAA
- a CDS encoding ATP-binding protein: MKIRKVRLKNFKRFDDLTIDLGDNPKKIVALVGPNGCGKSSIFDAFEEKLKNYKGAHRNPPPNFFSKLYYSILPDKKSEAYNRNEAVQIENNEGREFDKKSFYVRSPYRFTPSLNVTSITSQPDALEDVSRPGSSIDIDGRLKENYERLLGQAWNEYQYGSKSGPKMRAKLLGHINDIISKILDIRISNLGDVIGGKGQLYFEKESSKDFPFENLSSGEKEVVDIIIDLVVKTPTYNDTVFCIDEPELHLNTAIQRKLLIEVEKLIPDTCQLWVATHSVGFLRALQEELREKSQVLDFSRHDYFNKIQKIEPIRMTRGDWRRIFQTALEDITGLVSPRVIIYCEGKPQPNDSGEEQGLDALVYNQIFEEKLHDVLFISSGGTDVSSNLSLALAILSKAFNGVNIMQLRDRDGLSDTKRKDFLDKDSHRRILLRREIENYLFDKEVLKLFCLARNVTFNEHKYDSVVDGVELQDLKPIQQKIKEVCSFKGNIEEFKLKLTGFVLPKTNIYKELKECIFLPKEKKQIS, encoded by the coding sequence ATGAAAATTAGAAAAGTAAGGCTCAAAAATTTTAAGAGATTTGACGATCTTACGATCGATTTGGGTGATAATCCGAAGAAAATTGTTGCTTTAGTTGGGCCTAATGGTTGTGGAAAAAGTAGCATCTTTGATGCATTTGAGGAGAAGCTAAAAAATTACAAAGGCGCTCATAGGAATCCTCCTCCGAATTTTTTTTCTAAGCTGTATTATTCAATTCTCCCTGATAAAAAGTCAGAGGCATACAATAGAAATGAGGCAGTGCAGATAGAAAATAATGAAGGGAGAGAATTCGACAAAAAGAGTTTTTATGTTCGTTCGCCATATAGGTTTACACCCAGCTTGAATGTAACAAGTATCACGTCTCAGCCAGATGCTCTTGAGGATGTATCACGTCCAGGAAGTAGTATAGACATAGATGGTAGACTCAAAGAAAACTACGAAAGACTCCTTGGACAGGCGTGGAATGAGTATCAATATGGGAGTAAATCAGGCCCGAAGATGCGAGCGAAACTTTTAGGGCACATTAACGACATAATTTCCAAAATACTAGATATTAGAATTTCAAACCTTGGAGATGTGATTGGTGGGAAAGGACAGTTATATTTCGAGAAAGAATCGTCGAAAGACTTTCCTTTTGAAAATCTTTCATCTGGAGAAAAAGAGGTAGTCGATATAATTATTGATTTAGTGGTCAAAACTCCAACATACAACGACACGGTTTTTTGTATAGATGAACCAGAGCTCCACTTAAATACTGCGATTCAGCGAAAGCTTCTTATTGAAGTAGAAAAGTTAATACCAGATACCTGTCAGCTTTGGGTAGCAACACATAGCGTGGGCTTTCTCAGAGCTCTACAGGAAGAGTTGAGAGAGAAATCGCAAGTGTTAGATTTTTCAAGGCATGATTACTTTAATAAAATACAGAAAATCGAACCCATCAGAATGACTAGAGGCGACTGGCGGAGAATTTTTCAAACAGCGTTGGAAGATATAACTGGCTTAGTCTCACCAAGAGTGATTATTTACTGTGAGGGCAAACCACAACCTAACGATTCAGGCGAAGAGCAAGGACTGGATGCACTTGTTTATAATCAAATATTTGAAGAAAAACTTCATGATGTTTTGTTTATTTCTAGTGGGGGCACTGACGTAAGCAGTAATCTTTCATTGGCATTAGCTATTTTGAGTAAGGCATTCAATGGTGTAAATATAATGCAACTAAGAGACAGAGATGGATTATCTGATACAAAAAGGAAGGATTTTTTAGATAAAGATTCCCACAGGAGAATACTGCTTAGACGTGAAATAGAAAATTACTTATTTGATAAGGAGGTTCTGAAACTATTTTGCCTAGCAAGGAATGTAACCTTTAATGAGCATAAATATGATAGTGTTGTAGATGGTGTTGAATTGCAAGATTTAAAACCCATCCAACAAAAAATCAAAGAAGTCTGTTCTTTCAAGGGTAATATAGAAGAATTTAAGCTCAAGTTAACGGGGTTTGTCCTTCCAAAAACAAATATCTATAAAGAATTAAAGGAGTGTATTTTCTTACCAAAAGAAAAGAAGCAAATAAGTTAA
- the yihA gene encoding ribosome biogenesis GTP-binding protein YihA/YsxC, with translation MKILKSEFVKGVIGGDYDMKDNLPHIAFFGRSNAGKSSVINSLVGKKNLVKTSKTPGKTREANFFCINDSFYFVDFPGYGYAKRSISERNKIIKRIFWYVESSNARPKAVFLIIDANVGLTVLDKDMIKILEENKHQIIIVANKIDKLSKSVAEKQLLLIQKEARDISVLGYSAKTNQGKDELTKKIASFVMNKPD, from the coding sequence ATGAAAATATTAAAATCAGAATTTGTTAAAGGTGTTATCGGGGGTGATTATGATATGAAAGATAATTTACCGCACATCGCTTTTTTCGGTCGCTCCAATGCGGGGAAATCAAGCGTAATTAACTCTTTAGTTGGTAAAAAAAACCTTGTAAAAACAAGTAAGACGCCAGGAAAAACACGTGAAGCGAACTTTTTCTGTATTAATGACTCTTTCTATTTTGTGGATTTTCCTGGATATGGATATGCGAAGCGTTCAATATCAGAGCGTAATAAAATAATCAAAAGGATTTTTTGGTATGTGGAATCTTCCAATGCCAGGCCTAAAGCAGTTTTCTTAATTATTGATGCTAATGTTGGCTTGACTGTTCTTGATAAAGATATGATAAAAATTCTTGAGGAAAATAAACACCAAATCATTATTGTTGCAAACAAAATTGATAAATTATCTAAAAGCGTTGCGGAAAAACAGCTTTTGTTAATCCAAAAAGAAGCGCGAGATATATCAGTTCTGGGATATTCAGCTAAAACAAACCAAGGAAAAGACGAATTAACTAAAAAAATTGCAAGCTTTGTAATGAATAAGCCTGATTGA
- a CDS encoding NUDIX hydrolase, with the protein MHHIQKLILRNLLFKEGARFSELNTKNVSNDHFTFHVKKLMGKRFVEKNQNGFYDLTASGKEYANRLNTDIENIEIEKQAKTGVLVVCVDDSGDKRKYLFQQRLKHPYYGFHGFVTGKIQWGETIYEAGARELEEETGLSAKLELAGIEHKIDYSQNGDLLEDKYFYIMKTNNLTGGLVENFEGGRNVWMRKEQLKKISEVFQDVPKIIEVIDGKEFVFFEKKYKVARY; encoded by the coding sequence ATGCACCACATACAAAAGCTCATTCTTAGAAATTTACTTTTTAAAGAAGGGGCGCGTTTTTCAGAATTAAATACCAAAAATGTTTCTAATGATCATTTTACTTTTCATGTTAAAAAACTAATGGGAAAAAGATTTGTTGAAAAGAATCAGAATGGTTTTTACGATTTAACTGCTTCTGGCAAAGAATATGCTAATCGATTAAATACAGACATTGAGAATATTGAAATAGAAAAACAGGCAAAAACAGGTGTACTGGTGGTTTGTGTAGATGATTCTGGAGATAAAAGAAAGTATTTATTTCAACAAAGATTAAAACATCCTTATTATGGATTCCATGGATTTGTAACAGGAAAGATTCAATGGGGAGAAACTATTTATGAAGCAGGTGCTCGAGAATTAGAAGAAGAAACAGGATTGTCAGCTAAGTTAGAGCTAGCTGGAATAGAGCATAAAATAGATTATTCTCAAAATGGAGATCTTTTAGAAGACAAATATTTCTATATCATGAAAACAAACAACTTAACAGGGGGATTAGTAGAGAATTTTGAAGGAGGCAGAAATGTATGGATGAGGAAAGAACAATTAAAAAAAATCTCTGAAGTGTTTCAAGATGTGCCAAAAATAATAGAAGTTATTGATGGAAAAGAGTTTGTTTTTTTTGAAAAAAAATACAAAGTAGCAAGATATTAA
- the dnaX gene encoding DNA polymerase III subunit gamma/tau codes for MSLVLYRKYRPQSFSEIIGQEHVVQTLNNAISNETISHAYLFSGPKGTGKTTIARLLAKAVNCENRKQGEFEPCNKCSSCNEIVKGRAMDLIEIDAASHRGIDDIRELKDGIHFAPAKSKYKVFILDEAHQLSKDASNALLKTLEEPPAHAIFVLATTEIHKMISTIISRCQRFDFRKSTLDEIMKRLSILCKKEGIKIEKPAMELIALNSSGALRDAENLLNQVAILYYGSKSEIKKQDIKDLLGLVEIEMVSKFTEFITNKQAHNAISYLNEITDKGLDLEEFSKALINYLRKGLILKIMGEGNPDSASEFLSGLTKEEILKLKNQVSSFGQANLRKILNTFLEAQNKIRYAAIPQLPLELAIVEIVEFLNV; via the coding sequence ATGTCACTTGTTTTATATAGAAAATACAGACCACAGAGTTTTTCTGAAATCATTGGGCAGGAACACGTTGTTCAGACTTTAAATAATGCAATTTCCAATGAAACAATTTCTCATGCTTATTTATTTTCAGGACCAAAGGGAACAGGAAAAACAACAATAGCCAGGTTATTAGCAAAAGCTGTTAATTGTGAGAACAGAAAACAGGGAGAATTTGAACCTTGTAATAAATGTTCCTCTTGTAATGAAATTGTAAAAGGAAGGGCAATGGATTTAATTGAGATTGATGCAGCATCGCATAGAGGAATTGATGATATAAGAGAATTAAAAGATGGCATTCATTTTGCTCCAGCAAAATCAAAGTATAAGGTATTTATTTTAGATGAAGCTCATCAGCTTTCAAAAGATGCTTCTAACGCTCTTTTAAAAACATTGGAAGAGCCTCCTGCTCATGCAATCTTTGTTTTAGCAACAACAGAGATCCATAAAATGATTTCAACAATTATTTCAAGATGTCAAAGATTTGATTTTAGGAAATCAACTTTAGATGAAATAATGAAAAGACTATCTATCCTTTGTAAAAAAGAAGGCATTAAAATTGAAAAGCCAGCAATGGAACTTATTGCTTTGAATTCATCAGGCGCATTAAGAGATGCAGAAAATTTATTGAATCAGGTTGCAATACTTTATTATGGTTCAAAGTCAGAAATTAAAAAACAAGACATCAAAGATTTACTTGGTTTAGTAGAGATTGAAATGGTTAGTAAATTCACTGAGTTTATAACCAACAAACAAGCTCATAATGCAATAAGTTATTTAAATGAAATCACTGATAAAGGTTTGGATTTAGAAGAGTTTTCAAAAGCATTGATTAACTATTTAAGAAAAGGTTTGATTTTGAAAATAATGGGGGAGGGGAATCCTGATAGTGCTTCAGAGTTTTTATCAGGATTAACAAAAGAAGAAATTTTAAAGCTTAAAAACCAAGTTTCTTCATTTGGACAAGCAAACTTAAGAAAGATTCTAAACACCTTTCTTGAAGCGCAAAATAAAATAAGATATGCTGCGATACCACAATTGCCATTGGAGTTAGCGATTGTAGAGATAGTAGAGTTTTTAAACGTTTAA
- a CDS encoding UvrD-helicase domain-containing protein, with product MDLSLLNNLNQQQKQAVTHDKGPLLIVAGAGTGKTTVITKRIAYLIEQEKAKPEEILAVTFTDKAAGEMEERVDRLLPYGYIDLWISTFHSFCERVLRDHALDIGLPTDFKLIDPTTAWTLISQNLEKFSLNYYRPLGNQTKFIHALINHFSRCKDQGVYPQDYLKYVDSLKTNLTDLKESQETERLKEVAGAYHVYQRLLLENSSLDFGDLINYCLKLFQDRPIVLDKFRKKFKYILVDEFQDTNWAQYELVKLLSLPDNNLTVCADDDQAIYRWRGASFNNIIQFKKSFPKTKEVFLIENYRSVQSILDLSYKFIKTNDPNRLEYVSKINKKLKATKTGEGIIEHLHFKDLYEEAGGVINKIAEISKDNKETSFSDFAILVRANNYANTFTRALERANFPYQFLASRGLYSKPIILDIISYFKLLDNYHENSALYRILNFPFFNISVQDIAKINQYARRKTKSLYEALNELQLIFGISPSAGQAMNLVLSLIQKHTETAKNKNVSEVLISFLKDSGYLKYLSNKESRQELDLVNQFYQKIKNFEEANIDASLKNFMESLNMELESGEEGKLNFDPEQGPDMVRVMTIHSAKGLEFKYVFLVNLVDRRFPTSERKEPIEMPENLVKEIIPEGDIHLEEERRLCYVAMTRAKEKLFLTSADNYGGIRKKKPSRFLMEMEFVKKGDELAVKAVNTVAARKQKKKIIAPLNLPSHLSFSQFAAFGKCPLQYKFAHVLKIPIQGRAVFSFGKTMHNTLYDFVKLIDRRKNTVQSNLFASDKQAKQETEKKGLNLPDLVELYKKNWIDDWYESKNQKQEYYKLGQKIVKAFYEKFIQEQPKVFKINGDPALEVPFKFKIAGNTLKGKIDRIDEIKEGIEIIDYKTGRYKEKLSSEDKQQLLIYQMAAEQSLGLKPVKLSYYYLEEGKKTSFLGSDQEKEKQKQEIVAMAEKIKNSSFNAIPGWQCKYCDFRDICNYAQK from the coding sequence ATGGACCTATCATTACTCAACAATTTAAATCAACAGCAGAAACAAGCGGTTACTCATGACAAAGGACCGCTTTTAATTGTAGCAGGAGCTGGTACAGGTAAAACCACAGTTATTACAAAAAGAATCGCTTATTTAATTGAGCAGGAAAAAGCTAAACCAGAAGAAATTTTAGCAGTTACTTTTACTGATAAAGCGGCTGGTGAAATGGAAGAAAGAGTAGACAGACTATTGCCTTATGGATATATAGATTTATGGATATCAACTTTCCATTCTTTTTGTGAAAGGGTTTTAAGAGACCATGCCTTAGACATTGGTTTGCCAACTGATTTTAAATTAATAGACCCTACAACAGCTTGGACGCTGATTAGTCAAAACTTAGAAAAGTTTAGCCTTAATTATTATCGTCCTTTGGGAAATCAAACCAAGTTTATTCATGCTTTAATAAATCATTTTTCCCGCTGTAAGGACCAGGGTGTTTACCCTCAAGATTATTTAAAGTATGTAGATAGTTTAAAAACTAATCTTACTGATTTGAAAGAGTCTCAGGAAACAGAAAGATTAAAAGAAGTGGCTGGAGCTTATCACGTTTATCAGAGATTGCTTTTAGAGAACAGTTCTTTGGATTTCGGCGACTTAATTAATTATTGCTTAAAGCTGTTTCAAGACAGACCGATTGTTTTAGATAAATTCAGAAAAAAGTTTAAATATATTTTAGTTGATGAGTTCCAAGATACCAACTGGGCGCAGTATGAATTGGTTAAATTATTATCCTTACCCGATAATAATCTTACAGTTTGTGCTGATGATGACCAGGCGATTTACAGGTGGAGAGGCGCTTCTTTCAACAACATTATTCAATTTAAAAAAAGCTTTCCAAAAACCAAAGAAGTCTTTTTGATTGAAAATTACCGTTCAGTTCAAAGCATATTAGACTTATCTTATAAATTTATTAAGACCAATGACCCAAATCGTTTGGAATATGTCAGTAAAATAAACAAGAAATTAAAAGCTACTAAAACAGGTGAAGGAATTATAGAGCATTTGCACTTTAAAGATTTATATGAAGAAGCAGGAGGCGTGATTAATAAAATAGCTGAAATATCTAAGGATAATAAAGAAACTTCCTTTAGTGATTTTGCAATTTTAGTTAGAGCGAATAACTATGCCAACACTTTTACCAGAGCCCTAGAAAGAGCTAACTTTCCTTATCAATTTTTAGCTTCCAGAGGATTGTATTCTAAGCCAATTATTTTAGACATAATTTCTTATTTTAAACTTTTAGACAATTATCATGAGAACTCTGCTTTATACAGGATTCTCAATTTCCCTTTTTTCAATATTTCAGTTCAAGATATTGCAAAGATTAATCAATATGCCAGACGTAAAACAAAATCTTTATACGAAGCTTTAAATGAACTTCAACTCATATTCGGCATTTCTCCTTCAGCTGGGCAGGCAATGAATTTAGTTTTAAGCCTGATTCAAAAACATACTGAAACAGCAAAGAACAAGAATGTTTCAGAAGTTTTAATTTCATTTTTAAAAGATTCGGGTTATTTAAAGTATTTATCAAATAAGGAAAGCAGACAAGAATTAGATTTAGTTAATCAATTCTATCAAAAGATAAAAAACTTTGAAGAAGCTAATATAGACGCTTCTCTTAAAAACTTTATGGAAAGTTTAAATATGGAGCTTGAGTCGGGTGAAGAAGGCAAACTCAACTTTGATCCAGAGCAAGGTCCAGATATGGTTCGCGTCATGACTATTCATTCGGCCAAGGGCTTGGAATTTAAATATGTCTTTTTAGTTAATCTAGTTGATAGAAGATTTCCTACTTCAGAGCGGAAAGAGCCGATTGAAATGCCAGAAAATTTGGTTAAAGAAATTATTCCAGAAGGTGATATTCATTTAGAAGAAGAAAGACGGCTTTGTTATGTAGCAATGACCAGAGCTAAAGAAAAGCTGTTTTTAACTTCTGCTGATAATTATGGCGGAATTAGAAAGAAAAAACCCTCCAGATTTTTAATGGAAATGGAGTTTGTTAAAAAAGGCGACGAATTGGCTGTAAAAGCTGTGAACACAGTTGCTGCGAGAAAACAGAAGAAAAAAATAATTGCTCCTTTAAATTTACCTTCTCATCTTTCATTTTCACAGTTTGCAGCTTTTGGAAAATGCCCTTTACAATATAAATTTGCTCATGTGTTAAAGATTCCAATACAGGGTAGGGCAGTGTTTTCTTTTGGTAAAACAATGCATAATACTTTATATGATTTTGTAAAACTAATAGACAGAAGGAAAAATACTGTTCAATCTAATTTATTTGCATCAGATAAACAGGCAAAACAAGAAACAGAAAAAAAGGGGTTAAATCTGCCTGATTTAGTTGAGTTATATAAAAAGAACTGGATTGATGATTGGTATGAATCAAAAAACCAGAAACAAGAGTATTACAAATTGGGTCAAAAAATAGTTAAAGCTTTTTATGAAAAATTTATTCAAGAACAACCTAAGGTTTTCAAAATTAATGGAGATCCAGCTTTAGAAGTACCGTTTAAATTTAAAATAGCTGGCAATACTTTAAAAGGCAAAATAGACAGAATAGATGAAATTAAAGAAGGAATTGAAATAATAGATTATAAAACAGGGCGATACAAAGAAAAATTATCTTCAGAAGATAAACAACAGCTTTTAATTTATCAGATGGCGGCTGAACAGTCTTTAGGATTGAAACCCGTTAAGCTTAGTTATTATTATTTAGAAGAAGGTAAAAAAACTTCATTTTTAGGAAGCGACCAGGAAAAAGAAAAACAAAAACAGGAGATAGTGGCTATGGCTGAAAAAATAAAGAATAGTAGTTTTAATGCAATTCCAGGCTGGCAGTGTAAATACTGTGATTTCAGAGATATTTGTAATTATGCTCAGAAGTAA
- the obgE gene encoding GTPase ObgE, giving the protein MLITEINIKLKAGAGGNGKVSFYKVRKGPDGGNGGKGGSIFIASTSNIYDLSNLSKGAKIKAENGEHGMSNKKAGKSGEDLIVKVPIGAIITDKGSKEVLELVDKNYLFLLCQGGQGGKGNWEYRSSKNVTPMHAQKGFKGQERHLHINLKLIADYGLIGLPNAGKSSLLKEITNANPKIGDYPFTTLEPNLGELKSKIIADIPGLIEGASKGKGLGIKFLKHIEKVSLLFHCLSCELKEPEKGYQQIRNELKSYNPKLLKIPEIILLTKTDLKSEKEVKLILKVLKKLKKQILPVSIHDQDSLEKLKTFIS; this is encoded by the coding sequence ATGTTAATTACAGAAATAAACATTAAGCTTAAGGCTGGAGCTGGAGGAAATGGAAAGGTTTCTTTTTATAAAGTAAGAAAAGGTCCAGATGGAGGAAATGGAGGAAAGGGTGGCAGTATTTTTATTGCCTCTACTTCAAACATTTACGATCTTTCTAATCTTTCAAAAGGTGCCAAAATTAAAGCAGAAAACGGTGAACATGGGATGTCAAATAAAAAAGCTGGTAAGTCTGGTGAAGATTTAATAGTTAAAGTTCCTATTGGAGCTATTATTACTGATAAGGGCTCTAAAGAGGTTCTTGAATTAGTTGATAAAAACTATCTTTTTCTCTTATGTCAGGGAGGACAAGGAGGCAAGGGCAATTGGGAATATCGTTCTTCTAAGAATGTTACGCCAATGCATGCTCAAAAAGGCTTTAAAGGCCAGGAAAGGCATTTACATATCAATCTTAAGCTTATTGCTGATTATGGCCTTATCGGCCTCCCTAATGCTGGTAAAAGCAGTTTGCTTAAAGAGATAACAAACGCTAATCCAAAAATCGGTGATTACCCTTTTACTACTCTTGAACCTAACTTAGGAGAATTAAAGAGTAAAATTATTGCTGATATTCCAGGACTTATAGAGGGGGCTTCTAAAGGAAAAGGTTTAGGGATCAAGTTTTTAAAACATATTGAAAAAGTTTCACTCTTATTCCATTGTCTTTCTTGCGAACTTAAAGAGCCTGAAAAAGGCTATCAACAAATTAGGAACGAGCTAAAGAGTTATAATCCAAAATTATTAAAGATACCAGAGATTATTCTTCTTACCAAAACAGATTTAAAATCAGAGAAAGAAGTTAAGTTAATCCTTAAAGTTTTGAAAAAACTGAAAAAACAAATATTGCCCGTTTCTATTCATGATCAAGATAGTTTGGAAAAACTAAAAACCTTTATTTCATAA
- a CDS encoding replication-associated recombination protein A, translated as MNAENKHKPLADRVRPESLAGFFGQEEIIGKGKLLRQAINSDKLPSMIFWGPPGSGKTTLAFIIAKQTKSEFKQISAVSSGLKDLREIIKQADYNQSLGKKTILFIDEIHRWNKIQQDALLPCVEKGIITLIGATTENPSFEVRGALLSRCRVFVLKQLTKDEILKIINKALKDKEKGLGQLGLKMNKKIANAIAQMSNGDARTALNVIEYVASVSGKKQITLDIVKEAFQKSHLFYDKDGEEHYNIISALHKSMRGSDVNASLYWLVRMLEAGEDPLYIARRIVRFASEDIGLANSRALEQAVAAYRACHFIGMPECNVNLAQAVVYMAKCKKSNALYKAYNNAAEDVKKYGNLPVPLHIRNAPTQLMKDLEYGKDYKYSPDHNYKEEQDYLPEKLKRRRYLDI; from the coding sequence ATGAACGCTGAAAACAAACACAAACCACTTGCTGATAGAGTGAGGCCAGAGTCTTTGGCTGGTTTTTTTGGCCAGGAAGAAATTATTGGCAAAGGCAAGCTGTTAAGGCAGGCTATTAATTCTGATAAATTACCTTCAATGATTTTTTGGGGTCCGCCAGGAAGTGGCAAAACCACTTTAGCATTCATTATTGCCAAACAAACCAAATCAGAATTTAAACAAATAAGCGCAGTTTCAAGCGGATTAAAAGATCTACGTGAAATTATAAAACAGGCAGATTATAATCAAAGTTTGGGTAAAAAAACAATACTTTTTATAGATGAGATTCATCGTTGGAATAAAATACAACAGGATGCACTTCTTCCTTGTGTTGAAAAAGGAATAATTACGCTCATTGGAGCAACAACAGAAAATCCTAGTTTTGAAGTTAGGGGAGCACTGTTATCACGCTGCAGGGTTTTTGTCTTAAAACAATTAACTAAAGACGAAATCTTAAAAATTATTAACAAAGCTTTGAAAGACAAAGAAAAAGGCCTTGGCCAGCTGGGTCTGAAAATGAATAAAAAGATAGCTAATGCCATAGCACAGATGAGCAATGGTGATGCCAGAACAGCCCTTAATGTAATTGAATACGTAGCATCTGTGTCAGGTAAAAAGCAAATTACTTTAGACATTGTAAAAGAGGCTTTTCAAAAATCACATTTGTTTTATGACAAGGATGGTGAAGAGCACTACAATATAATCTCAGCTTTGCACAAATCAATGAGGGGTTCTGATGTTAATGCTTCTTTGTATTGGCTAGTAAGAATGTTAGAAGCAGGAGAAGATCCTTTATATATTGCCAGAAGAATTGTTCGTTTCGCATCAGAAGATATTGGATTGGCTAATTCACGTGCATTAGAGCAGGCAGTAGCTGCTTACAGAGCATGCCATTTTATTGGTATGCCTGAATGCAATGTTAATTTAGCTCAGGCAGTAGTCTATATGGCAAAATGCAAGAAATCTAATGCTTTGTATAAAGCATATAATAATGCTGCAGAAGATGTTAAAAAATATGGTAATTTACCAGTGCCTTTGCATATCCGCAATGCTCCAACTCAATTAATGAAAGATTTAGAATATGGGAAAGACTATAAATATAGTCCTGACCACAACTATAAAGAAGAGCAGGACTATTTGCCTGAAAAGTTAAAAAGAAGAAGATATTTAGACATTTAA